One window from the genome of Pedococcus badiiscoriae encodes:
- a CDS encoding MarR family winged helix-turn-helix transcriptional regulator, with translation MSPHHLDRQTAERVSVGLIRLMKLLQAMRQHAPRIHPAVDASAYPILFNLAAEPRRVSVLAECVHSDVSTVSRQVSTLEAHGLVDKVSDPDDGRVQVVRLSDEGQALVADIQQQRTEWFRELMADWTPEEASDFAGHLERFGADLERQRTKTTLPTRSILSTRSTEN, from the coding sequence ATGTCCCCGCACCACCTCGACCGGCAGACCGCTGAGCGCGTCAGCGTCGGCCTCATCCGGTTGATGAAGCTCCTGCAGGCCATGCGGCAACACGCGCCGCGCATCCACCCGGCCGTGGACGCCAGCGCCTACCCGATCCTGTTCAACCTCGCCGCAGAGCCGCGGCGCGTCTCGGTGCTCGCCGAGTGCGTCCACTCGGACGTCTCGACGGTGAGCCGGCAGGTGAGCACCCTCGAGGCCCACGGGCTGGTCGACAAGGTCAGCGACCCGGACGACGGCCGCGTCCAGGTCGTCCGGCTCAGCGACGAGGGGCAGGCCCTGGTCGCCGACATCCAGCAGCAGCGGACCGAGTGGTTCCGTGAGCTGATGGCCGACTGGACGCCTGAGGAGGCCAGCGACTTCGCGGGTCACCTGGAGCGGTTCGGCGCAGACCTCGAACGACAGCGCACCAAGACAACTCTTCCCACTCGCTCGATACTTTCTACTCGCTCAACGGAGAACTGA
- a CDS encoding DUF6458 family protein, producing the protein MYIGLGIFLIVVGAILTFALHASVGAVDLNAIGWICMAAGVLAIVLSLIVTRRATGAGYSSRRVSHTDPATGTRVDEVDVDPHA; encoded by the coding sequence ATGTACATCGGACTGGGCATCTTCCTCATCGTGGTAGGGGCGATCCTGACCTTCGCCCTCCATGCGTCTGTCGGTGCAGTCGACCTCAACGCCATCGGCTGGATCTGCATGGCCGCGGGCGTGCTGGCCATCGTCCTTTCCCTCATCGTGACCCGCAGGGCCACCGGCGCCGGCTACTCCTCGCGTCGGGTGAGCCACACCGACCCCGCCACCGGCACCCGGGTCGACGAGGTCGACGTCGACCCGCACGCCTGA
- a CDS encoding MDR family MFS transporter: MAAAAPARPDGPLTHRQIVTILVGLMMGMFLAALDQTIVATSIRTIADDLKGLDQQAWATTAYLITSTIVTPLYGKLSDIYGRKKFFSAAITIFVVGSVLCTLSQSMLQLAFYRAVQGLGAGGLFSLALAIIGDIVPPRERAKYQGYFLAVFGTSSVLGPVIGGFLAGQSSILGVTGWRWVFLVNVPIGIAALLVVSRTLHLQHTRLDHRIDWWGAAMLTLGLVPLLLVAEQGRDWGWGSGRSIACYAVGIIGVIAFLLVERAMKDEALLPLTLFQERTVAVASGASVLIGMAMFGGLASLPLYLQIVKGASPTKAGLLLLPLTLGIMAGSIVSGQIISRTGRYRRFPIIGSALLALSLYVFHFIKADTPLWETSIVMVAFGLGLGFNFQPLTLAVQNAVSPRLIGVATSSATFTRQIGGTLGTAVFLSILFSTVPDKIKAALTTASGTKEFRSALADPANAQFAKGMASAAAQGGGTSGSVLKDSSFLNHLDPRLAKPFLQGFSDSMDLVFLVGAGVMVLGFLVMLLLPHVELRGGSAYSERGAADKADADAAVAPQV, from the coding sequence ATGGCAGCCGCCGCCCCCGCCCGTCCCGACGGACCCCTCACCCACCGGCAGATCGTCACGATCCTGGTCGGCCTGATGATGGGGATGTTCCTCGCCGCTCTCGACCAGACCATCGTGGCCACGTCCATCCGCACGATCGCCGACGACCTCAAGGGACTCGACCAGCAGGCCTGGGCCACCACGGCCTACCTGATCACCTCGACCATCGTGACCCCGCTCTACGGCAAGCTGAGCGACATCTACGGCCGCAAGAAGTTCTTCTCGGCCGCGATCACGATCTTCGTGGTCGGCTCGGTGCTGTGCACCCTCTCCCAGTCGATGCTCCAGCTGGCGTTCTACCGCGCCGTCCAGGGGCTCGGCGCCGGTGGCCTGTTCTCCCTGGCCCTGGCCATCATCGGAGACATCGTGCCGCCTCGGGAGCGCGCCAAGTACCAGGGCTACTTCCTCGCCGTGTTCGGCACCTCGAGCGTCCTCGGCCCGGTCATCGGCGGGTTCCTGGCCGGCCAGTCGAGCATCCTGGGCGTCACCGGCTGGCGTTGGGTGTTCCTCGTGAACGTGCCGATCGGCATCGCCGCGCTGCTCGTCGTGTCGCGCACCCTGCACCTGCAGCACACCCGCCTCGACCACCGGATCGACTGGTGGGGCGCGGCCATGCTGACCCTCGGGCTCGTCCCGCTGCTGCTGGTCGCCGAGCAGGGCCGTGACTGGGGCTGGGGTTCCGGCCGCTCGATCGCCTGCTACGCCGTCGGGATCATCGGCGTCATCGCGTTCCTGCTCGTCGAGCGTGCCATGAAGGACGAGGCACTCCTGCCGCTCACGCTCTTCCAGGAGCGGACGGTCGCCGTGGCGTCCGGCGCCTCGGTGCTCATCGGCATGGCCATGTTCGGTGGCCTTGCCTCCCTGCCGCTCTACCTGCAGATCGTCAAGGGCGCGTCGCCGACCAAGGCAGGCCTGCTGCTGCTTCCCCTGACGCTGGGCATCATGGCCGGATCGATCGTCTCGGGCCAGATCATCAGCCGGACCGGCCGCTACCGGCGGTTCCCCATCATCGGCTCGGCACTGCTGGCGCTCTCGCTGTACGTCTTCCACTTCATCAAGGCGGACACCCCGCTGTGGGAGACCAGCATCGTGATGGTCGCCTTCGGACTCGGGCTCGGCTTCAACTTCCAGCCGCTCACCCTCGCCGTGCAGAACGCCGTGTCGCCGCGGCTGATCGGCGTCGCGACCTCGTCGGCGACGTTCACGCGACAGATCGGCGGCACCCTGGGGACCGCGGTGTTCCTGTCGATCCTGTTCTCCACGGTGCCGGACAAGATCAAGGCAGCCCTCACCACGGCGTCCGGGACCAAGGAGTTCCGGTCCGCGCTGGCCGATCCGGCCAACGCCCAGTTCGCCAAGGGCATGGCTTCGGCGGCGGCTCAGGGCGGCGGGACGTCCGGGAGCGTGCTCAAGGACAGCTCGTTCCTCAACCACCTCGACCCGAGGCTGGCCAAGCCGTTCCTCCAGGGCTTCTCCGACTCGATGGACCTGGTGTTCCTCGTGGGCGCCGGGGTGATGGTGCTGGGCTTCCTCGTGATGCTGCTGCTCCCGCACGTCGAACTGCGTGGCGGGTCTGCCTACTCCGAGCGCGGGGCGGCCGACAAGGCCGACGCGGACGCGGCGGTCGCGCCCCAGGTCTGA
- a CDS encoding cytochrome c oxidase assembly protein, whose amino-acid sequence MTSPAARTVGAPPAPAAPLRRLPLLGLALAALLALPLAALVGEAAAAPVVGDPGVVVRWGVLYARVVHDLAAAVTVGLLLHAAYLVPETTRTNRRVTATRLAGIAAGLWALSGAVGAVLAMADLIGIPLSDPTFGQQFTTFAWQIEPTRVALITAGVAALISVAALLVTSRAAMAWLSVASVLGVLPLALAGHAAGATDHGTAVNALAVHLVAVTVWVGGLLALAVLRPILGRDLAPTAARFSVLAGWCYAAVALSGLQSAWIRLGSLSGLGTRYGVLIFVKTVALVLLGYAGWRQRRSLLPGLAHGRTAVFVRLVGTELVVMGIAIGTAVALARSAPPVPDAPVADASRTFALTGYPDPGPLSGASWLTAWVTDWLWLSVAVLAVGTYLAGVRRLRLRGDAWPVHRTVVWVLGWAVFAYATSGAPGVYGRVLFSMHMVMHMVIAMLVPLLLVPAAPILLALRALPARTDKTWGPREVLLQVVHSRLLKVAANPVVAAALFFFSLAIFYYSPLFELALRTHTGHVLMIVHFLLTGYLFTWVLIGIDPGPKRWPPIMLLVVLFATMSFHAFFGVVMTGSTTVLAPDFFEALKLPWMTSVLGNQREAGAIAWGIGEAPTVILTLLVAVAWVRADRAETKRKDRQADRDGDAELLAYNAHLAQLKKRSERKG is encoded by the coding sequence ATGACCTCCCCCGCCGCCCGGACCGTGGGCGCTCCACCAGCGCCCGCGGCGCCGTTGCGGCGGCTGCCGCTCCTGGGCCTGGCGCTCGCGGCCCTGCTGGCGCTGCCGCTGGCGGCCCTGGTGGGCGAGGCCGCCGCGGCACCGGTCGTCGGCGACCCGGGGGTCGTCGTCCGCTGGGGCGTGCTCTACGCGCGCGTCGTGCACGACCTCGCTGCCGCGGTGACGGTCGGGCTGCTCCTCCACGCGGCATACCTCGTGCCGGAGACCACGCGCACCAACCGCAGGGTGACCGCCACCAGGCTCGCCGGGATCGCGGCAGGGCTGTGGGCGCTCTCCGGGGCTGTCGGTGCCGTGCTCGCGATGGCCGACCTGATCGGGATCCCGCTGTCCGACCCGACGTTCGGGCAGCAGTTCACGACGTTCGCGTGGCAGATCGAGCCGACGAGGGTCGCGCTCATCACGGCGGGCGTCGCGGCCCTCATCTCCGTCGCGGCGCTCCTGGTCACGAGCCGCGCGGCGATGGCGTGGCTCTCGGTGGCCTCAGTGCTCGGCGTGCTGCCGCTCGCGCTGGCAGGGCACGCGGCCGGTGCGACCGACCACGGCACCGCCGTCAACGCGCTGGCCGTCCACCTCGTCGCCGTCACGGTCTGGGTGGGCGGGCTGCTCGCGCTCGCGGTGCTGAGGCCGATCCTGGGGCGCGACCTCGCCCCCACGGCCGCGCGCTTCTCGGTGCTGGCCGGCTGGTGCTACGCGGCGGTGGCGCTGTCGGGGCTGCAGAGTGCGTGGATCCGGCTCGGTTCGTTGAGCGGCCTCGGCACCCGCTACGGCGTCCTGATCTTCGTCAAGACCGTGGCCCTTGTCCTGCTCGGGTATGCCGGCTGGCGGCAGCGCCGCTCGCTGCTGCCGGGGCTCGCACACGGCAGGACCGCAGTCTTCGTGCGGCTGGTGGGCACCGAGCTCGTCGTCATGGGGATCGCCATCGGGACGGCGGTCGCCCTGGCACGCAGTGCGCCGCCGGTGCCGGACGCGCCGGTGGCGGACGCGTCGCGCACCTTCGCCCTGACCGGGTACCCGGACCCCGGACCGCTGTCGGGGGCTTCGTGGCTGACGGCGTGGGTGACCGACTGGCTGTGGCTGAGCGTCGCGGTCCTGGCCGTGGGCACCTACCTGGCCGGGGTGCGGCGACTGCGACTTCGGGGTGACGCGTGGCCGGTGCACCGGACGGTCGTCTGGGTCCTGGGCTGGGCCGTCTTCGCCTATGCCACGTCGGGGGCCCCGGGCGTGTACGGCAGGGTGCTCTTCTCCATGCACATGGTCATGCACATGGTCATCGCGATGCTCGTGCCGTTGCTGCTCGTGCCCGCGGCGCCGATCCTGCTCGCCCTGCGTGCGCTGCCCGCACGCACCGACAAGACCTGGGGGCCGCGCGAGGTCCTCCTCCAGGTGGTGCACTCGCGACTGCTCAAGGTGGCTGCCAACCCCGTCGTGGCGGCCGCACTGTTCTTCTTCAGCCTCGCGATCTTCTACTACTCGCCGCTGTTCGAGCTGGCCCTGCGCACCCACACCGGCCACGTCCTGATGATCGTGCACTTCCTGCTGACCGGTTACCTGTTCACCTGGGTGCTCATCGGGATCGACCCCGGCCCCAAGAGGTGGCCGCCGATCATGCTGCTCGTCGTGCTGTTCGCGACCATGTCGTTCCACGCGTTCTTCGGTGTGGTCATGACCGGCAGCACGACGGTGCTGGCCCCCGACTTCTTCGAGGCGCTGAAGCTGCCGTGGATGACCAGCGTGCTGGGCAACCAGCGGGAGGCCGGCGCCATCGCGTGGGGCATCGGCGAGGCTCCGACCGTGATCCTCACGCTCCTGGTCGCGGTGGCCTGGGTCCGCGCGGACCGGGCCGAGACCAAGCGCAAGGACCGCCAGGCCGACCGGGACGGGGATGCCGAGCTCCTCGCATACAACGCACACTTGGCGCAGCTGAAGAAGCGCTCCGAGCGGAAGGGCTGA
- a CDS encoding acyl-CoA dehydrogenase: MGHYKSNLRDLEFNLFEVFGRGDVLGTGPYADVDADTAKEMLKEVSRLAENELAESFADADRNPPVYDPKTYSVTMPESFKKSYKAYVDSGFWGVDVPGELDGTVVPPSLKWAMNEMVLGANPAVAMFAAGYSFGKLLYILGNDEQKKLARWIIEKGWHCTMVLTEPDAGSDVGAGRTKATENADGTWNITGVKRFITSGESDMVDNVVHFVLARPEGAGAGTKGLSLFIVPKFHVDLETGELGERNGAYVTNLEHKMGLKVSTTCEITFGDKEPATGTLLGDTHDGIAQMFRVIEHARMLVGTKAISTLSTAYLNARDYAKERVQGADLTQQTDKAAPRVTITHHPDVRRSLMTQKAYAEGLRALVIYTATQQDVVDQAFIESGSEELVKDSPAEMANRVNDLLLPIVKGVGSERAWVLLGTESLQTLGGSGFLQDYPIEQYIRDAKIDTLYEGTTAIQGLDFFFRKIIKDKAQALSHVAMQIQEFAKDLGASGGRLDRERELLGAGLEDVQGILGYMVGELMKSDPRQEGGDLTNLYKVGQNTSRLLLSAGDLIIGWLLLRQAAVAAKALEGEGLSAKDRDFYEGKIAAASFFARNVLPKIAAERQIAEATDNALMDIPESAF, encoded by the coding sequence ATGGGTCACTACAAGAGCAACCTGCGCGACCTGGAGTTCAACCTTTTCGAGGTCTTCGGGCGCGGCGACGTGCTGGGCACCGGCCCCTACGCCGACGTCGATGCGGACACGGCCAAGGAGATGCTGAAGGAGGTCTCGCGGCTGGCCGAGAACGAGCTGGCCGAGTCCTTCGCGGACGCCGATCGCAACCCCCCGGTCTACGACCCCAAGACCTACTCGGTGACGATGCCCGAGTCGTTCAAGAAGAGCTACAAGGCGTACGTCGACTCCGGCTTCTGGGGTGTGGACGTACCCGGCGAGCTCGACGGCACCGTGGTCCCTCCCAGCCTCAAGTGGGCCATGAACGAGATGGTGCTGGGCGCCAACCCGGCCGTCGCGATGTTCGCCGCCGGGTACTCCTTCGGCAAGCTCCTCTACATCCTCGGCAACGACGAGCAGAAGAAGCTCGCCCGCTGGATCATCGAGAAGGGCTGGCACTGCACGATGGTGCTGACCGAGCCCGACGCCGGCTCCGACGTGGGCGCCGGCCGCACCAAGGCCACCGAGAACGCCGACGGCACCTGGAACATCACCGGCGTCAAGCGGTTCATCACCTCCGGCGAGTCCGACATGGTCGACAACGTCGTGCACTTCGTCCTGGCACGCCCCGAGGGGGCCGGGGCCGGCACCAAGGGCCTGTCGCTGTTCATCGTCCCCAAGTTCCACGTCGACCTCGAGACGGGCGAGCTGGGCGAGCGCAACGGCGCCTACGTCACCAACCTCGAGCACAAGATGGGCCTCAAGGTCTCCACCACCTGCGAGATCACGTTCGGCGACAAGGAGCCGGCCACCGGCACCCTGCTCGGCGACACCCACGACGGCATCGCCCAGATGTTCCGGGTCATCGAGCACGCCCGGATGCTGGTCGGCACCAAGGCGATCTCGACGCTGTCGACGGCATACCTGAACGCTCGCGACTATGCCAAGGAGCGCGTCCAGGGCGCCGACCTGACGCAGCAGACCGACAAGGCGGCCCCGCGCGTCACCATCACCCACCACCCGGACGTGCGGCGTTCGCTGATGACCCAGAAGGCGTATGCCGAGGGGCTGCGCGCGCTGGTCATCTACACCGCGACGCAGCAGGACGTCGTCGACCAGGCGTTCATCGAGAGCGGCAGCGAGGAGCTGGTCAAGGACAGCCCCGCCGAGATGGCCAACCGGGTCAACGACCTGCTGCTGCCCATCGTCAAGGGCGTCGGGTCCGAGCGCGCCTGGGTGCTGCTCGGCACCGAGTCGCTCCAGACGCTCGGAGGGTCCGGCTTCCTGCAGGACTACCCCATCGAGCAGTACATCCGTGACGCCAAGATCGACACGCTCTACGAGGGCACCACGGCGATCCAGGGCCTCGACTTCTTCTTCCGCAAGATCATCAAGGACAAGGCCCAGGCACTCTCGCACGTCGCGATGCAGATCCAGGAGTTCGCCAAGGACCTCGGCGCCAGCGGTGGCCGGCTGGACAGGGAGCGCGAGCTGCTCGGCGCCGGTCTCGAGGATGTCCAGGGCATCCTCGGCTACATGGTCGGCGAGCTGATGAAGTCCGACCCGCGCCAGGAGGGTGGCGACCTGACGAACCTGTACAAGGTCGGCCAGAACACCTCACGGCTGTTGCTGTCCGCCGGCGACCTCATCATCGGCTGGCTGCTGCTGCGCCAGGCGGCCGTGGCGGCTAAGGCCCTTGAGGGAGAAGGACTCTCGGCCAAGGACCGCGACTTCTACGAGGGCAAGATCGCTGCCGCGTCCTTCTTCGCGCGCAACGTGCTGCCCAAGATCGCGGCCGAGCGCCAGATCGCTGAGGCGACCGACAACGCCCTGATGGACATCCCCGAGTCTGCGTTCTGA
- a CDS encoding maleylpyruvate isomerase family mycothiol-dependent enzyme produces MSLHPAAPEDLAGLVAAYQQTTQAIIDLGRSCSDADFDLPTACPGWTVKDQISHVVGLESWLHTGEVPRVDLPDYDHVRHEAGKFIERSVELRRGMLGAKVVNELETIVAHRVEQFSAPGMTLESVVRGAWGPAPAGENLRTRVLDIWTHEQDIRQALRRPGNLDSGGAAVFMDMLFSQLPKLVARNAGIEPGNVVIFDVTGPVLGRAGVWVEEGEDGGKPRGIPLFSGVAHDGDPRDVFTTITLSTDALTRRAAGRGSVDDIHFTVHGDESVARRVLENVVLVP; encoded by the coding sequence ATGTCCCTGCACCCGGCAGCCCCTGAAGACCTGGCCGGACTCGTCGCGGCCTACCAGCAGACGACGCAAGCCATCATCGACCTGGGCCGTTCGTGCTCGGATGCCGACTTCGACCTGCCCACGGCCTGTCCCGGCTGGACCGTCAAGGACCAGATCTCGCACGTCGTCGGTCTCGAGTCGTGGCTGCACACCGGTGAGGTGCCGCGGGTCGACCTGCCCGACTACGACCACGTCCGCCACGAGGCCGGCAAGTTCATCGAGCGGTCCGTGGAGCTCCGGCGGGGGATGCTGGGGGCCAAGGTCGTCAACGAGCTGGAGACCATCGTGGCGCACCGGGTGGAGCAGTTCAGCGCCCCCGGGATGACCCTCGAGTCCGTGGTGCGGGGAGCCTGGGGGCCGGCGCCCGCCGGCGAGAACCTGCGCACCCGGGTCCTCGACATCTGGACCCACGAGCAGGACATCCGCCAGGCCTTGCGGCGACCGGGGAACCTCGACTCGGGCGGCGCCGCGGTGTTCATGGACATGTTGTTCTCCCAGCTCCCCAAGCTCGTCGCCCGCAACGCCGGGATCGAGCCCGGCAACGTCGTCATCTTCGACGTGACCGGCCCGGTGCTGGGTCGCGCGGGGGTCTGGGTCGAGGAGGGCGAGGACGGCGGCAAGCCACGCGGCATACCCCTGTTCTCCGGCGTGGCCCACGACGGGGACCCGCGCGACGTGTTCACCACCATCACGCTCTCCACCGACGCGCTGACCCGGCGCGCGGCCGGGCGTGGGTCCGTCGACGACATCCACTTCACGGTGCACGGCGACGAGTCCGTCGCGCGCCGCGTGCTGGAGAACGTCGTCCTCGTTCCCTGA
- a CDS encoding thioredoxin-like domain-containing protein has product MKQATDRRVARLRAPELAGRGWLNTGGEPVTLADLRGRIVVLDFWTFCCVNCLHVLDELRPLEEKYADSLVLIGVHSPKFEHEADPDALAAAVERYAVHHPVLDDPELVTWQAYTARAWPTLVVIDPEGYIVASLSGEGHGHGLSVLVEELIAEHSAKGTLRQGNSPYAPPAPAQTALRFPGKAAGLADGSFLVSDTAHHQLVWLEPDLETERRRFAGPTGDGLNEPQGVLVLPADTAERVGYDVVVADSVNHRVMGLRLADGAWTVLAGSGRQLRERSGSGRALTQDLSTPWDLAWFIDRVVVAMAGTHQLWALHLATDPADNTVAVLGGTSAEGIRDGAADEAWFAQPSGLAVSEDGSRLWVADSETSALRSLDVTDEGFVVTTHVGQGLFDFGHRDGPAAEALLQHPLGVTTLPDGSVAISDTYNGAIRRFDPATTEVSTLATGLREPSDAVVELDDQGRARLVVVESAAHQLVRVALPDKAQRVDGLARRTQRPRTEVAPGPLSLRVNFTPPTGQKLDFRWGDPTRLMVSSTPEGLLRGGGGSAEGLTRTLTLDPAAGDGVLHISVQAASCDGDPETGEVPEHAACHLYQQDWGIPVVLVDGATTELTLDLRGV; this is encoded by the coding sequence GTGAAGCAGGCGACTGACAGGAGGGTGGCGCGGCTGCGCGCGCCCGAGCTGGCCGGACGGGGGTGGCTCAACACCGGTGGTGAGCCGGTGACCCTGGCTGACCTTCGCGGCCGGATCGTGGTGCTCGACTTCTGGACCTTCTGCTGCGTCAACTGCCTGCACGTCCTCGACGAGCTTCGCCCGCTGGAGGAGAAGTACGCGGACTCCCTCGTCCTGATCGGGGTTCACTCCCCGAAGTTCGAGCACGAAGCCGACCCGGACGCGCTCGCCGCCGCGGTCGAGCGGTATGCCGTCCACCATCCCGTCCTCGACGACCCCGAGCTGGTGACCTGGCAGGCCTACACCGCCCGCGCGTGGCCCACCCTGGTCGTCATCGACCCCGAGGGCTACATCGTCGCCTCCCTCTCCGGCGAGGGGCACGGCCACGGGCTGTCCGTCCTCGTCGAGGAGCTGATCGCGGAGCACAGCGCGAAAGGCACACTGCGCCAAGGCAACTCCCCGTACGCCCCGCCTGCACCTGCCCAGACCGCGCTGCGGTTCCCGGGCAAGGCGGCCGGGTTGGCAGACGGCTCGTTCCTCGTGTCCGACACGGCGCACCACCAGCTCGTGTGGCTCGAGCCGGACCTCGAGACCGAGCGGCGCCGGTTCGCCGGGCCGACAGGCGACGGGCTGAACGAGCCCCAGGGGGTCCTGGTGCTTCCGGCAGACACGGCCGAGCGGGTCGGCTACGACGTGGTGGTCGCCGACTCGGTCAACCACCGCGTCATGGGGCTGCGCCTGGCCGACGGCGCCTGGACCGTCCTGGCCGGGTCCGGCAGGCAGCTGCGCGAACGGTCCGGCAGCGGTCGGGCCCTGACCCAGGATCTCTCGACACCGTGGGACCTGGCCTGGTTCATCGACAGGGTTGTGGTCGCCATGGCCGGTACCCATCAGCTCTGGGCCCTCCACCTCGCCACGGATCCGGCGGACAACACCGTCGCCGTGCTCGGGGGCACGTCTGCTGAGGGCATTCGGGACGGCGCCGCGGACGAGGCGTGGTTCGCGCAGCCGTCGGGTCTTGCGGTGTCCGAGGACGGCTCACGACTCTGGGTCGCGGACTCCGAGACCTCCGCGCTGCGGTCCCTCGACGTCACGGACGAAGGCTTCGTGGTCACCACCCACGTGGGTCAGGGCCTGTTCGACTTCGGGCACCGGGACGGCCCGGCCGCCGAGGCCCTGCTGCAGCACCCCTTGGGCGTGACCACCCTGCCGGACGGTTCCGTGGCCATCAGTGACACCTACAACGGTGCGATCCGCCGGTTCGACCCGGCCACCACGGAAGTCAGCACGCTCGCGACCGGACTGCGCGAGCCGTCCGACGCCGTCGTCGAGCTCGACGACCAGGGCCGCGCCCGTCTGGTCGTCGTCGAGTCGGCGGCCCACCAGCTGGTGCGCGTCGCGTTGCCCGACAAGGCTCAACGGGTGGATGGCCTGGCCCGGCGGACCCAGCGGCCCCGCACCGAGGTCGCGCCGGGTCCCCTGAGCCTGCGGGTGAACTTCACGCCACCGACCGGGCAGAAGCTCGACTTCCGCTGGGGTGACCCGACCCGGCTGATGGTGTCCTCGACCCCTGAGGGCCTGCTGCGCGGGGGCGGCGGCAGCGCCGAAGGCCTGACGCGCACCCTCACCCTCGACCCCGCGGCCGGCGACGGGGTGCTCCACATCTCGGTCCAGGCGGCCTCGTGCGACGGCGACCCCGAGACCGGCGAGGTGCCCGAGCACGCGGCGTGCCACCTCTACCAGCAGGACTGGGGCATCCCCGTGGTCCTCGTCGACGGCGCCACCACCGAGCTGACCCTGGACCTGCGCGGCGTCTGA
- a CDS encoding carbon-nitrogen family hydrolase, whose protein sequence is MRIAVVQVAYGDDEPMSERIPRVADLVRAQAGHDLVVLPELWAPGGFSYREWADRAQPVDGPIGAAMSAAARDAQVMLHAGSIVERPTSGEVGSDGRGLWNTSLVYAADGSLVATYRKIHRFGFGSGEPALMDAGEDIVLVDLPGGAGRAGLSTCYDLRFPELYRRQLDAGAMAFIVPAAWPAARVRHWTLLSHARAIENQCVVIACNTAGTHAGTTMGGHSQVISATGEALAMAGSGEEVLSVDVDLAAVGTWREEFPVLQDRRL, encoded by the coding sequence ATGCGCATTGCAGTCGTCCAGGTCGCCTACGGCGATGACGAGCCGATGTCCGAGCGCATCCCGCGCGTCGCGGACCTCGTCCGGGCGCAGGCGGGCCACGACCTGGTGGTGCTGCCCGAGCTCTGGGCGCCCGGCGGGTTCTCGTACCGCGAGTGGGCCGACCGCGCCCAGCCGGTCGACGGTCCGATCGGGGCCGCCATGTCGGCGGCGGCGCGCGATGCCCAGGTCATGCTCCACGCCGGGTCGATCGTCGAACGTCCCACGTCCGGCGAGGTCGGCTCCGACGGGCGGGGGCTCTGGAACACCTCGCTCGTCTACGCCGCGGACGGGAGTCTCGTCGCGACCTACCGCAAGATCCACCGGTTCGGGTTCGGGTCGGGCGAGCCCGCCCTGATGGACGCCGGCGAGGACATCGTCCTCGTCGACCTGCCCGGTGGCGCGGGGCGGGCAGGGCTCTCGACCTGTTACGACCTGAGGTTCCCCGAGCTCTACCGCCGACAGCTCGACGCGGGTGCCATGGCCTTCATCGTCCCGGCTGCGTGGCCGGCGGCGCGAGTGCGGCACTGGACCCTGCTGTCGCATGCGCGCGCGATCGAGAACCAGTGCGTCGTCATCGCGTGCAACACGGCCGGCACCCACGCGGGCACCACGATGGGCGGGCACTCCCAGGTGATCTCGGCGACCGGCGAGGCCTTGGCCATGGCGGGATCCGGCGAGGAGGTGCTCAGCGTCGACGTCGACCTGGCGGCCGTGGGCACCTGGCGCGAAGAGTTCCCCGTCCTGCAGGACCGGCGGCTGTGA
- a CDS encoding DUF6584 family protein, protein MTEEASTQPSSRTSNAVLRARADLEAGREWKARERLVGHLAGEFDAEALELLGEVNYAMRDLPAAGAAWFGTARRGHDVDEAVEAWRERHGDHFGQMWSSLPRSVREREGNKRVDALRRRAEQTQAPTTPPAATPSGEGGPDAATIIAIALAVLFVVCAVIGFVTLLAWITPG, encoded by the coding sequence GTGACCGAGGAAGCGAGCACCCAGCCTTCGAGCCGGACGAGCAACGCCGTGCTCCGCGCCCGGGCGGACCTCGAAGCCGGGCGGGAGTGGAAGGCCCGCGAGCGCCTGGTCGGTCACCTGGCCGGCGAGTTCGACGCCGAGGCCCTGGAGCTGCTCGGCGAGGTCAACTACGCGATGCGGGATCTGCCGGCGGCAGGGGCGGCCTGGTTCGGCACGGCCCGACGCGGCCACGACGTCGACGAGGCGGTCGAGGCCTGGCGTGAGCGGCACGGTGACCACTTCGGCCAGATGTGGAGCAGCCTGCCGCGGTCGGTGCGTGAGCGGGAGGGCAACAAGCGGGTCGACGCCCTGCGACGACGGGCCGAGCAGACGCAGGCACCGACGACGCCCCCGGCAGCCACCCCGTCCGGAGAGGGAGGCCCGGACGCGGCCACGATCATCGCGATCGCCCTGGCGGTCCTGTTCGTGGTGTGTGCCGTCATCGGCTTCGTCACCCTGCTGGCCTGGATCACCCCCGGCTGA